The window AGACGATGTGTGAGTGGCTGTCGACGAACCCGGGGATGACGCAGCGCCCGGCGGCGTCGATCCGCGCGTCGGCGGCGGGCGCCTGGGCGCGCGGGCCCGACCAGGCCACCCGGCCGTCCTCGACGACCAGCGCCGCGTCCCGGACCTCGCCCACCGCGCCCCGTCCCCGGGAGGGGTCGTTGGTGACCAGGGTGGCGATGTCGTCGATGACGATGCTGCGGGGCACGTCGCTCATGTGAGGACCTCCTTGATGACCGTGTCGAGTTCGCGCGCGGTGTCGGGAACCAGGGTGTGGACGCCGTCGCGGACGGTCCAGCGCCCGTCGGCCATCACGTGCCGCACGTCGGCGGAGGCGGCGGCGAAGACGACGGCGTCGGCGGCCCGGGCGGGGTCGGCCCCGGCCAGGCGGGTTCCGTCCAGGGGGACGTTGACCAGGTCGGCCCGCGCCCCGGGGGCCAGGACACCGGCGTCGGAAGCCCCGCGCGGGGGTTCCTGTGGTCCCGCTCCGACGTGCGCCGACCCCTCGGACGCCCCGGGGGCGGCGGCCCCCGGTTCGCGGGTCCAGCCGAGGCTGGCGTGCCCGTGCGCGGTGGCCGCGCGCAGCAGCTCCCCGGCGCCCAGGGTGCCGCGCCGGTGGGTGCGCAGGCGCTCGTGGAGTTCGACCGCCCTGGCCTCCTCGAACATGTCGGTCAGGGCGTGCTGGTCGGTGCCCAGGCTGAGCGGGGCGGGCAGCAGGTCGCCGGTGCGCGGCAGGCCGTCGGCCAGGTCGCGCTCGGTCGTGGGGCACAGGCACACCGTGGACCCGGCCGCGCGGACGGCCGCCACGTCGGCGTCGCTCAGATGGGTGGCGTGCACCAGGCTGGTGCGCGGGGTGAGCGCGCCCGCGTCGGCGAGCACGGCCGTGGGGGTGCGGCCGTAGGCGGCCAGGCAGGCGGCGTTCTCACCGGGCTGCTCGGAGACGTGGACGTGCAGCACGGCGTCGCGCCCGGCGGCGAAAGCGGCCACCTCGGGCAGCTGCGCGGCGGGGACGGCGCGCACCGAGTGGGCGGCCGCTCCCGTGCGCACGTGCCCGCCCCCGGGACGGAAGGCGGCGGCGCGTTCGGCCCACCCGTCCGCGTCCCCGTCGCCGAAGCGCAGCTGGGGCCCGGCCAGCGGCTGGTGGACGCCGTTCCCGTCCAGCCCGCCGGACAGGTAGCACACGTCCAGCAGGGTGATCCGGATCCCCGCGTCGGCCGCGGCGGCCGCCAGGGCGTGGCCCATGGCGTTGGGGTCGGCGTAGCGATCCCCGCCGGGTGCGTGGTGCAGGTAGTGGAACTCGCCCACGCAGGTGATCCCGGCCAGGGCCATCTCGACGTAGACCGCCCGGGCGAGTCGGTGGTAGGTGTCGGGGTCCAGCCGCTCGGCAACGCGGTACATGGTCTCGCGCCAGGTCCAGAAGGATCCGCCGCCGGCGTGGGTGCGCCCCCGCAGCGCCCGGTGGAAGGCGTGCGAGTGGGCGTTGGCGAGCCCGGGCAGGGTGAGGCCGGTGAGGGTCTCGGCGTCCCCGGGGCGCGGCGTCGCGACCGTCACCGACGTGATGCGGCCGTCGGCCACCTCCACGAGCACGCCGTGCTCGGGAGTGCCGTCCTCGGCGCCGGTCCACGCCCACTCGCACCACAGGCGGTGGTCGCGCGGCCCCCGGGAACGCCCGGAGGCGGTTCCGCATGCCGCAGGACCGGCGCTCCCGCCGGGGGCGGAGGCGGCGGGGCCGGAGTCCGCGCCGGTCGTCATCGGTCCCCCTCCCGGACGGGGCGGGCGAGCAGGTCCTGGAGCACGTCGGCCAGGGCGAGCACCCCGGCGTGGCAGTCCTCGGGGCGGGCCCACTCCCCGGGGGAGTGCGACACCCCGGTCGGGTTGCGCACGTACAGCATCGCGGTGGGCACGTGCGCGGCGAGCACCCCGGCGTCGTGTCCGGCCCCGGTCGGCAGCACCGGCACCCGGGGGTCGGGGGCGCGGTCGGCGACCACGGCGGCCAGGCGGTCGCGCAGGCCGTGCGCGAACGACACGAGCGGGGTCAGGGACTCGTTGGCCGTCGCGCAGTCCACCCCGTGCTCGCGCGAGGCCCGCTCGGCGGCCTCGCGCACCCCGGCCACGACCGCGCCGAGCGCGGCCTCGTCGGCGGCGCGTGCGTCCAGCCAGGCGCTGACCAGGGACGGGATCGCGTTCGTGCCGTTGGGGTTGACCAGGGCCCTGGCCACGGTGGCGCGGGCGCCGTGCTCCTCTGCCAGCGCGCGGGCCGCCAGGATCGTGTGCGCGAACGGCAGCATGGGGTCGCTGCGGTCGTCCAGGCGGGTGGTGCCCGCGTGGTCGGCACGGCCGGTGAAGTCCATCCGCCAGCGCCCGTGCGGCCAGATCGCGCTGGCCACGCCCACCGGGTGGGCGGTCTCCTCCAGGGCGCGGCCCTGCTCCACGTGCAGTTCCACGAACACGTCCAGGT is drawn from Nocardiopsis dassonvillei subsp. dassonvillei DSM 43111 and contains these coding sequences:
- a CDS encoding formimidoylglutamate deiminase, with the translated sequence MTTGADSGPAASAPGGSAGPAACGTASGRSRGPRDHRLWCEWAWTGAEDGTPEHGVLVEVADGRITSVTVATPRPGDAETLTGLTLPGLANAHSHAFHRALRGRTHAGGGSFWTWRETMYRVAERLDPDTYHRLARAVYVEMALAGITCVGEFHYLHHAPGGDRYADPNAMGHALAAAAADAGIRITLLDVCYLSGGLDGNGVHQPLAGPQLRFGDGDADGWAERAAAFRPGGGHVRTGAAAHSVRAVPAAQLPEVAAFAAGRDAVLHVHVSEQPGENAACLAAYGRTPTAVLADAGALTPRTSLVHATHLSDADVAAVRAAGSTVCLCPTTERDLADGLPRTGDLLPAPLSLGTDQHALTDMFEEARAVELHERLRTHRRGTLGAGELLRAATAHGHASLGWTREPGAAAPGASEGSAHVGAGPQEPPRGASDAGVLAPGARADLVNVPLDGTRLAGADPARAADAVVFAAASADVRHVMADGRWTVRDGVHTLVPDTARELDTVIKEVLT
- a CDS encoding allantoate amidohydrolase translates to MSDHSTAPGPGAFDRLWADLVSVGRDPGSGGYRRHAWNGADADARAWFTEAAAARNLDVRTDRNGNLWAWWGAPGPGAVATGSHLDSVPDGGAFDGPLGVASALAAVDELRRRGLTPARPLAVTVFAEEEGGRFGVPCLGSRLTAGEISPERARGLTDASGTTWARAMEAAGHDPDAIGADPGALADLDVFVELHVEQGRALEETAHPVGVASAIWPHGRWRMDFTGRADHAGTTRLDDRSDPMLPFAHTILAARALAEEHGARATVARALVNPNGTNAIPSLVSAWLDARAADEAALGAVVAGVREAAERASREHGVDCATANESLTPLVSFAHGLRDRLAAVVADRAPDPRVPVLPTGAGHDAGVLAAHVPTAMLYVRNPTGVSHSPGEWARPEDCHAGVLALADVLQDLLARPVREGDR